The DNA window GTAGCGCGAGCAGACGCAGAACCGCACGAATTCGCTTCGCGGACCGCGATTCTGCGTCTGCTCGCGAAACTCAGGTCGTGAGGATCGTGGCCGCGGCGGTGCCGGGAGCGCCGTACAACTGGGTGAATCCGACGCGCGGCTCGCCCGGAACCTGACGGTCGCCCGCTTCGCCGCGAAGTTGACGCACGATCTCGTGGATCTGGCGCAGGCCCGACGCCCCGATCGGCTCACCGTTGGCGATGAGCCCCCCGTCGGTGTTGACGGGCATTGGGCCGCCGATCTCGGTTGCGCCGTCGGCCAGCAGCTTCTCCTGATCGCCATGCGCGCAGAAGCCGCACTCGGCCATGTGGATGATTTCCGCGCCCGCGTCGGTGTCCTGCAACTGGATGACGTCGACGTCGGTGGGGGCCACGCCGGCTTTTTCGAACGCGGCCCGCGCGGCGTACACGGTCGGTGCGAGATCCTCTTCCACCGGCGTGAAGGTGGTGTTGACCTCGTAGGCGCCGTAGCGTCGGGTGCGCACCTCCACCGCACGCAGGTAGACGGGCTTGGCGGTGTAGCGGTGAGCGATGTCCGCGCGGCACATCACCACCGCGGCGGCACCCTCGTCGGGCGCGCAGAACATGTACTGGGTGAGGGGATAATTCAGGATCGGCGAGCCGAGTATGTCATCTTCGGAAATGGGTCTGCGGCGGAACGCATTCGGGTTCAACGAACCGTTGCGGAAGTTCTTGGCCGCCACCCTGGCCAGCGTCTGCCGCGAGATGCCGTGGTCGTGCAGGTAGCGGTTGGCCTTCATCCCGAAGAACTGGGTCGTCAGGTACTGCCCGTTCTCGGCGTACCAGCGCGGCATGCCCACCAGCGCAGGGTCTTCGGTGAACGCGCCACGGGGGTGCTTGTCCAGGCCGATGGCGATGCCGATGTCGTAGTCGCCCAGCCGGATCCCGTCGGCGCAGGCTTTGGCGGCGCTGGCCGCGGTCGCGCACGCGTTGAACACGTTGGTGAACGGGATGCCGGTCAGGCCGACCATGGCGACGATCGCGTCGGGATTGGCCACCGTCCAGCTGCCTCCCGTGGCGGCCTGGATGTCCTTCCAGGCGATGCCAGCATCGGCGACGGCGGCCTGGATGGCGTCGACGGCCATCTCCATCGCCGACTTGCACTCGAAGCGACCGAACGGGTGCAGACCAACCCCGATGATGGCCACGTCATTCATGTTCGTGCACGCCGTCTTTCACGCGATGGCTCCCGACTCCTTGAGCTCGGCGATGCGATCCCAGTCCATGCCGAGTTCCATCAGGACCAATTCGGTGTGCTCGGAGGCCTGCGGCGCCCGCGTCGTTTCGAGCGGCTCGTGGTTGAACTGCACGGGACCGCGCACGACGCGGAAAGGCTTGCCGCCGCCGGCAAGTTCAACCTCACTGATCATGTCGTTGGCAATGGCCTGCTCGTCGTCGACCAGGTCGAGCAGGCTCTGGAATGGGGCCCATTGACCCTTCATGGTCTTCAGGTGTTGCCGCCAATATTCAAAGGGCTTGGCGGCAAATGCTTTCGCGATCAACTCGGCGGCCGCGTCGGCGTTCTGAATCAAGGTCAACACGTCGGAGAAGCGGGGATCGTCGGCCGCCTCGGGAATGCCGAGGTGCTCGAAGGTGTCGCGGATCAGCCCGGTCGGGCTGATGATACACAGGTTGATGGTGCCGCCGTCGGAGGTGGTGTAGTTGCCCATGAACGGATTGACCGACGGCGTGCCGGAACCCGGCATGGGCGTGCGCATGACTTCGCCGGTCTCCATGCCCTGCGTCACACTCGCACCGGCCGCCCACCAGGCGGTGCTCAGCAGCGACACGTCGAGTTCGAGGGCCTCGCCGGTGCGCTCGCGATGCAGCAGCGCGGCCGAGATGCCGCCGGCGATGAACATCCCGCCGATCGAATCGCCGAACGCGGGAATACCTTGCCCCAGTGCGCCGCCCAGCTCCTCGGGCGTCAGCGCGTAGCCGATGCCGCTGCGCGTCCAGAACGCCGTGCCGTCATACCCGCCGACGTCGCGTTCGTCGCCCTTGTCGCCGTACGCCGAGCCACGGGCGTACACGATGTTCGGGTTGACCGCGCGGATGTGCTCGACGTCGAACTTGTGCTTCTGCCGCTGCGCCGGCAGGTAGTTGGTGAGGAACACGTCCGACGTCTTGGCCAGCTCGTAGATCACCTCCCGGCCGCCGGGCGTGGAAACGTCGACCCCGACGCTGCGCTTGCCCCGGTTGGGGTGCTCCATCAGCGGATGCCGCGCCGGATCGACCTGGATGCCGCCCATGTTGACGAAGCCGCGTTGGGTGTCGCCGCGGGCCGGGTGCTCGACCTTGAGGACGTCCGCGCCCCAGTCGGCCAGGATGGCTCCAGCGGCCGGGACGAACGTGAACTGCGCAAGCTCCAAGATCCGGAAGCCGGACATGACCTTCACCATTTCGGGGACCCTACTTCGCGTCGAACGTCACCGGAAGTGCGGTGGGGGAGCGGAACGGCTGGCCGTGGATGTGCGGGTCGTCGTCGGTCTGCAGTCGAAAATTCGTCAGCCGGCTCAGCAGGCATTCCATCGCGACGCGGGTTTCCATGCGTGAGAGGTGCAGACCCAGGCACGTGTGCTCACCGGCGGCGAACGAGATGTGGGGTAGGTGGTCGCGGAAGATGTCGAACTCTTCGGAACGTTCCCAGCGCCGCTCGTCGCGATTTGCCGAACCCATGCACACGCCGATGACCGAGCGCGCCGGAATCTCGAGGCCGCCCAACTCGGTGTCCTCGGTGGTGAAGCGCTGCACGGTGGTCAGCGGGGTCTCGAAGCGCAGCCCCTCCTCGATCGCCTGGGGGATCAGTTTGTGGTCGGCCTGCACCGCGGCGAACTGGTCCGGGTGGGTCAGCAGCAGATACAGCAGGTTTCCCGACGACCGGTAGGTGGTTTCCAGCCCCGCGGGCAGCAGCAGGCGAAGGAAGGAGTAGATGGCTTCGTCGCCGAGCTTTTCGCCGTCGATCTCGGCGGCGACCAGATCGCCGATGATGTCCTCGGTGGGTGCGGACCTGCGGCGCTCGATCTGTTCGACGAAGTAGTCCTTGAGTGCCGCCGAGGCCTCGAAGGCGCGTTCGTAGTCGACGTGGTAGCTGATCAACTGCACGGCGCGCTTGCGGAACATCGGCAGGTCTTCGGCCGGCAATCCCAGCAGCTTCGCGATGACGCGCGTCGGGAACTCGAAGGTGTAGTTCTGGACCAGGTCGGCCGTGCCCGCGTCGACGAACTCGTCGATCAGGGCGTTG is part of the Mycobacterium sp. HUMS_12744610 genome and encodes:
- a CDS encoding thiolase family protein → MNDVAIIGVGLHPFGRFECKSAMEMAVDAIQAAVADAGIAWKDIQAATGGSWTVANPDAIVAMVGLTGIPFTNVFNACATAASAAKACADGIRLGDYDIGIAIGLDKHPRGAFTEDPALVGMPRWYAENGQYLTTQFFGMKANRYLHDHGISRQTLARVAAKNFRNGSLNPNAFRRRPISEDDILGSPILNYPLTQYMFCAPDEGAAAVVMCRADIAHRYTAKPVYLRAVEVRTRRYGAYEVNTTFTPVEEDLAPTVYAARAAFEKAGVAPTDVDVIQLQDTDAGAEIIHMAECGFCAHGDQEKLLADGATEIGGPMPVNTDGGLIANGEPIGASGLRQIHEIVRQLRGEAGDRQVPGEPRVGFTQLYGAPGTAAATILTT
- a CDS encoding CaiB/BaiF CoA transferase family protein, whose product is MSGFRILELAQFTFVPAAGAILADWGADVLKVEHPARGDTQRGFVNMGGIQVDPARHPLMEHPNRGKRSVGVDVSTPGGREVIYELAKTSDVFLTNYLPAQRQKHKFDVEHIRAVNPNIVYARGSAYGDKGDERDVGGYDGTAFWTRSGIGYALTPEELGGALGQGIPAFGDSIGGMFIAGGISAALLHRERTGEALELDVSLLSTAWWAAGASVTQGMETGEVMRTPMPGSGTPSVNPFMGNYTTSDGGTINLCIISPTGLIRDTFEHLGIPEAADDPRFSDVLTLIQNADAAAELIAKAFAAKPFEYWRQHLKTMKGQWAPFQSLLDLVDDEQAIANDMISEVELAGGGKPFRVVRGPVQFNHEPLETTRAPQASEHTELVLMELGMDWDRIAELKESGAIA
- a CDS encoding cytochrome P450; translated protein: MTTNVHAAAGTGDQTVSLRDPYPFFARNRRAAGVFRGTVMDYSKTPESLLPRSEYSAVSFEAVNTVFRDGRVFSSKPYDKTIGLFMGPTILAMEGKKHRDHRNLVSAAFKSKALARWEPAIVRPICNALIDEFVDAGTADLVQNYTFEFPTRVIAKLLGLPAEDLPMFRKRAVQLISYHVDYERAFEASAALKDYFVEQIERRRSAPTEDIIGDLVAAEIDGEKLGDEAIYSFLRLLLPAGLETTYRSSGNLLYLLLTHPDQFAAVQADHKLIPQAIEEGLRFETPLTTVQRFTTEDTELGGLEIPARSVIGVCMGSANRDERRWERSEEFDIFRDHLPHISFAAGEHTCLGLHLSRMETRVAMECLLSRLTNFRLQTDDDPHIHGQPFRSPTALPVTFDAK